Proteins encoded together in one Dechloromonas sp. HYN0024 window:
- a CDS encoding putative Ig domain-containing protein, with amino-acid sequence MTLLNSISPDGKSRLQRVGRQTTINAMPNTRYELIDERTGQAPEDMRRRRVGRKLVVESATQSTSVEIIDFYPGQGAGPQFSNPEATLDSTLTLTDTTQPLPAAGVAEGDPASGMLPLPASGHSLTAASIGAAEETGLSMGTFLGLIAGGVGIAAATGGLGGSGSSSSTTPPPPANNVPTGEVVISGTVQQGQILTASNTLMDADGIGPISYKWYANGNLISGANSSTLTLTAGEVGKKITVIASYTDGLGHLENTTSLETTAVTTLSTTNHAPTLAAPASAAYTDTSSPDTFANITGILAGNDTDGDTLSYGIVGSSVAGGIATKIGTYATLEVITSSGAYTVKPNNTSINGLTANASEDFVVTVSDGLVSTQSILSLNLTGTNDLPTGTVTISGTATQGQTLTASNSLADADGLGAITYTWKDNTGATLGTGSSLTLAEGQVGKAITVTAAYTDGHGTAESKTSLATSAVANVNDLPTGSVTISGTATEGQTLTASNSLADADGLGAITYTWKDNTGATLGTGSSLTLAEGQVGKAITVTAAYTDGHGTAESKTSLATSAVANVNDLPTGSVTISGTATQGQTLTASNSLADADGLGAITYTWKDNTGATLGTGSSLTLAEGQVGKTVTVTAAYTDGHGTAESKTSLATSAVANVNDLPTGSITISGTATQGQTLTASNSLADADGLGAITYTWKDNTGATLGTGSSLTLAEGQVGKTVTVTAAYTDGHGTAESKTSLATSAVANVNDLPTGSVTISGTATQGQALTASNSLADADGLGAITYTWKDNTGATLASGSSFTLTAAQVGKTVTATASYTDSHGTAESVASAATTLIASSGGSGGNTSPTLATPNPIAYVDTSSANIFVSSGATLSGSDADNNTLTYGISGGTVIGSLSSLVGVYGSLQVNSGTGAYTFTPNNAAINAIATNISETFTVTITDGIVTTPTTADLVINLTGANDLPTGSIAITGAVTVGNVLTALNTLNDADGMGAVSYQWNANGSAITGATGSTYTLTASETGKTISATASYLDGHGTAESSTSAATALVSAVGANHAPVVSLGGNLDPTFSSDGKLETDIVAPATPAANDFAMSLAIQGDGKYIAAGYSGSDFAVVRYNTDGSLDTSFSGDGKLTTDLSGVDEEHALALQTDGKIVVAGSSGSKTDLALVRYNTDGSLDTTFNTTGKITYSTGTAAEQLNALAIQSDGKIIAGGYGGTTGSQYELLRYNANGTLDTTFNTTGTVAGYFVASQMSEIDGLAQQSNGKIIVAGTTTPNGTNVSDFAIARYTSAGALDATFGSAGKLVLDHNKYDYITDVKVLADDSILLAGYSRASGGTFDGVVIHLSASGTLDTTFGTNGYATFGQGNGANDKFFSLDIEADGKILVAGSTDSNASGLIARFNTDGSLDTSFNAMGSLTAKFGANTSIIHDIAMATSGELVAIGESTSNNFGALRLGGGLTNHALMASAGSIRPASMTTNILNYQIPANAFYDADPTDVLTYSATQADGSQLPDWLTFNAATRTFSGTAGAADFGQLQVKVTASDGISSAASTFTIDIKTDFINCVENAAGSRWNSASPLGTPIHISYSFMKAQPSYETTLDGPFREFTDAQKVAARTVLAKYSSISGIIFDEVIEDVSTSATASAAAGTCGQLRYGSYDDPAVTSTGSAYYPGSGEYCGDIWLNVSTNYANATNPFEGSRPYGTMTHETGHALGLKHPGANPGEAPLLETYGLVDMRTNSIMSYVYRNDATINTSTGDEIYPSTPMIYDVATIQYLYGVNNSYNAGNDVYTYDPTQPFFKNIWDGGGIDTIDISNYTFGSTINLTPGTFSSLHTRATAPSSASTYWGTDNLSISYNCIIENAIGSTAADTIIGNDADNNLDGRAGNDTINGGLGNDTLTGGLGNDSLTGGSGTDRAIYAGGRSEYTLTDLGGGRYTVVDNVTGNGNDGTDSLIGIETLVFSDQTLSLGNSPPLVAASTHASADINAVNVTLASLFTDTDALTYQITSGALPGGLALDSNTGVISGATASITAPVSLTIQATDSAAQTASTSLKLYLSDMGAITPSSSTRVGNILSFDFLVDESVDPGKLNPADDNGSGTGLSLLNLTLGYDASVLHFNSVSTTEEGANVAATGTATESGSTGSIALNWNDTSPMTGHLQMAMSVSFAVVQEGDFKLEITPTNYDGFDLSAQATHAWFSTV; translated from the coding sequence ATGACTTTACTTAACAGCATCTCTCCCGACGGCAAGTCCAGGCTCCAGCGCGTTGGGCGCCAAACAACCATCAATGCCATGCCGAACACGCGCTACGAGCTGATTGATGAGCGCACCGGACAAGCCCCGGAAGACATGCGCCGGCGCCGTGTCGGGCGCAAACTTGTCGTAGAAAGTGCGACACAATCTACGTCCGTCGAAATCATTGACTTCTATCCCGGCCAAGGTGCCGGTCCGCAATTCAGCAACCCCGAGGCCACGCTCGATAGCACGCTGACCCTCACTGATACCACGCAACCACTGCCCGCCGCAGGCGTTGCAGAGGGTGACCCGGCATCCGGCATGCTTCCCCTTCCAGCCAGCGGTCATTCGCTGACCGCTGCAAGTATAGGGGCAGCCGAGGAAACAGGACTATCGATGGGCACTTTCCTCGGCCTCATTGCCGGCGGTGTGGGAATAGCCGCCGCAACGGGTGGGCTTGGAGGCAGCGGAAGTAGCAGTAGCACCACACCGCCCCCCCCTGCAAATAACGTCCCAACGGGTGAGGTGGTCATTAGTGGCACGGTTCAACAAGGTCAAATACTTACTGCCAGCAACACGCTGATGGACGCCGATGGCATAGGTCCCATATCGTATAAATGGTATGCAAACGGAAATCTCATTTCCGGTGCCAACAGTTCCACTCTGACACTCACCGCCGGCGAAGTCGGCAAGAAAATCACGGTAATTGCCAGCTATACCGACGGCCTCGGGCATCTGGAAAACACCACCAGCCTGGAAACCACTGCGGTAACCACACTATCGACGACCAATCACGCTCCAACACTCGCCGCTCCCGCCAGCGCGGCCTACACAGACACCAGTAGCCCCGACACATTCGCCAATATCACTGGAATCCTCGCTGGCAATGACACTGACGGAGATACCCTCTCATACGGCATTGTCGGGAGCAGTGTGGCTGGAGGCATAGCCACGAAGATCGGCACCTACGCGACACTCGAGGTCATCACCAGCAGCGGTGCTTATACTGTTAAACCAAACAATACGAGCATCAACGGTCTTACCGCCAACGCCAGCGAAGACTTCGTGGTCACGGTTTCTGATGGTCTTGTCAGCACCCAGTCAATTCTCTCCTTAAACCTCACCGGCACTAACGATCTCCCTACCGGCACAGTCACCATAAGCGGCACCGCGACACAGGGTCAAACGCTCACGGCCAGCAATTCGCTGGCCGATGCCGATGGACTGGGGGCCATCACCTACACCTGGAAAGACAATACCGGTGCCACCTTGGGCACCGGCTCAAGCCTGACCCTGGCTGAAGGACAGGTCGGCAAGGCGATCACCGTCACCGCCGCGTATACCGATGGTCATGGGACCGCCGAAAGCAAAACCAGCCTGGCCACCAGTGCAGTCGCCAACGTCAATGACCTGCCGACAGGCTCTGTCACCATCAGCGGCACCGCCACAGAGGGTCAAACCCTGACGGCCAGCAATTCGCTGGCCGATGCCGATGGACTGGGGGCCATCACCTACACCTGGAAAGACAATACCGGTGCCACCTTGGGCACCGGCTCAAGCCTGACCCTGGCTGAAGGACAGGTCGGCAAGGCGATCACCGTCACCGCCGCGTATACCGATGGTCATGGGACCGCCGAAAGCAAAACCAGCCTGGCCACCAGTGCAGTCGCCAACGTCAATGACCTGCCGACAGGCTCTGTCACCATCAGCGGCACCGCCACACAGGGTCAAACCCTGACGGCCAGCAATTCGCTGGCCGATGCCGATGGACTGGGGGCCATCACCTACACCTGGAAAGACAATACCGGTGCCACCTTGGGCACCGGCTCAAGCCTGACTCTCGCTGAAGGACAGGTCGGCAAGACGGTCACGGTCACCGCCGCGTATACCGATGGTCATGGGACCGCCGAAAGCAAAACCAGCCTGGCCACCAGTGCAGTCGCCAACGTCAATGACCTGCCGACAGGCTCTATCACCATCAGCGGCACCGCCACACAGGGTCAAACCCTGACGGCCAGCAATTCGCTGGCCGATGCCGATGGACTGGGGGCCATCACCTACACCTGGAAAGACAATACCGGCGCAACCCTGGGCACCGGCTCAAGCCTAACCCTCGCTGAAGGACAGGTCGGCAAGACGGTCACGGTCACCGCCGCGTATACCGATGGTCATGGGACCGCCGAAAGCAAAACCAGCCTGGCCACCAGTGCAGTCGCCAACGTCAATGACCTGCCGACAGGCTCTGTCACCATCAGCGGCACCGCCACACAGGGTCAAGCCCTGACGGCCAGCAACTCGCTCGCCGATGCCGATGGACTGGGGGCCATCACCTACACCTGGAAAGACAATACCGGCGCCACGCTCGCTTCTGGCTCCTCCTTTACGCTTACAGCAGCCCAGGTCGGAAAAACCGTGACGGCGACGGCCTCATACACTGACAGTCATGGTACTGCTGAAAGCGTTGCGAGTGCGGCAACGACATTGATTGCCAGTAGTGGTGGCAGCGGTGGAAATACGTCCCCGACGCTGGCCACACCGAACCCTATCGCGTACGTCGATACTAGTTCCGCCAACATCTTTGTCAGCAGCGGTGCAACGCTGAGTGGTTCCGATGCCGACAACAACACACTGACCTACGGCATTTCGGGCGGCACGGTGATTGGCAGTCTCTCGTCGCTAGTCGGGGTTTATGGCAGCTTGCAGGTCAATTCCGGCACCGGCGCCTATACATTCACACCCAACAATGCGGCGATCAACGCGATCGCCACCAATATTTCGGAAACGTTTACGGTCACCATCACGGATGGCATTGTTACAACACCGACGACAGCCGACCTGGTCATCAACCTGACCGGCGCCAACGATCTGCCGACCGGCAGCATCGCGATTACTGGCGCAGTCACGGTTGGCAATGTTCTGACCGCCTTGAACACGCTCAATGACGCCGACGGCATGGGAGCGGTTAGCTACCAATGGAATGCCAACGGCTCGGCAATTACCGGAGCAACGGGCAGCACCTACACCCTGACAGCCAGCGAAACGGGGAAGACAATCTCCGCCACGGCCAGCTATCTCGATGGTCATGGCACGGCCGAGTCGTCAACCAGTGCCGCCACCGCCCTGGTCAGTGCGGTGGGCGCCAACCACGCCCCCGTCGTCAGTCTGGGCGGCAACCTCGATCCGACCTTTAGTAGTGATGGCAAACTGGAAACTGACATAGTTGCCCCCGCGACGCCAGCAGCCAACGATTTCGCCATGTCCCTTGCCATACAAGGTGATGGGAAATATATCGCGGCAGGCTATTCGGGAAGTGACTTTGCGGTTGTTCGCTACAACACTGACGGCTCGCTCGATACCAGTTTTTCTGGAGACGGAAAACTAACGACGGATCTAAGTGGCGTTGACGAGGAACATGCACTGGCATTGCAAACCGATGGGAAAATCGTTGTCGCCGGTAGTTCTGGCAGTAAAACCGATCTGGCGCTCGTCCGTTACAACACGGACGGATCACTCGATACCACGTTCAATACCACCGGCAAAATCACCTACTCGACCGGCACCGCTGCGGAACAACTAAATGCATTGGCTATCCAGTCGGATGGCAAGATCATCGCTGGCGGATATGGCGGGACCACTGGCTCCCAGTATGAACTCCTGCGCTACAACGCCAATGGAACGCTAGACACCACCTTCAACACGACAGGCACGGTCGCCGGCTACTTCGTTGCGTCGCAAATGTCTGAAATCGATGGCCTTGCGCAGCAAAGCAACGGCAAGATCATTGTCGCGGGTACGACAACACCAAACGGTACCAATGTTTCTGACTTCGCAATCGCCCGCTACACCAGCGCTGGCGCCTTGGATGCGACCTTCGGTTCGGCCGGTAAACTGGTCTTGGATCACAACAAATACGACTACATCACCGACGTCAAGGTTCTCGCCGATGATTCGATATTGCTCGCCGGCTACTCCCGTGCATCGGGTGGCACCTTCGATGGCGTGGTGATTCACCTGAGTGCCAGCGGAACGCTCGATACGACTTTCGGAACCAACGGCTATGCCACTTTTGGACAGGGGAATGGGGCGAACGACAAATTCTTCAGCCTGGACATTGAAGCCGACGGGAAGATTCTCGTCGCCGGCAGCACCGACTCAAACGCCAGCGGACTGATCGCCCGCTTTAATACGGATGGATCGCTGGATACCAGTTTCAACGCGATGGGCTCATTGACCGCAAAGTTTGGCGCGAACACTTCCATTATTCACGATATTGCCATGGCAACATCCGGCGAACTGGTCGCCATCGGAGAAAGCACCAGCAACAATTTTGGCGCGCTACGTTTGGGCGGCGGGCTGACCAACCATGCCCTGATGGCCTCGGCCGGGAGCATCCGGCCAGCCAGCATGACCACCAATATCCTGAATTATCAGATTCCAGCCAACGCCTTCTATGATGCCGATCCAACAGACGTGCTTACCTACTCGGCGACACAGGCAGATGGTAGCCAGCTTCCAGACTGGCTGACTTTCAATGCTGCCACGCGCACTTTTTCCGGAACCGCCGGAGCGGCCGATTTCGGCCAGCTTCAAGTCAAGGTGACGGCCAGCGATGGCATCTCCAGCGCCGCCAGCACCTTCACCATTGATATCAAGACCGATTTCATCAACTGCGTGGAAAACGCTGCGGGAAGTCGCTGGAACAGTGCCAGCCCGCTCGGTACGCCGATACATATCAGTTATAGCTTCATGAAGGCCCAGCCGTCGTATGAAACCACGCTTGACGGCCCGTTCAGGGAGTTTACCGATGCGCAAAAAGTTGCTGCCAGAACCGTTCTCGCCAAATATTCCAGTATCAGCGGCATCATCTTCGATGAAGTCATTGAAGATGTGAGTACCTCTGCCACAGCCAGCGCCGCCGCTGGGACATGTGGTCAACTGCGCTATGGCAGCTATGACGATCCAGCCGTAACCAGCACCGGATCGGCCTATTACCCGGGCTCGGGCGAATACTGCGGCGATATCTGGCTGAATGTCAGTACCAATTACGCCAATGCTACCAACCCGTTCGAAGGGAGCCGCCCCTATGGCACGATGACCCACGAAACCGGGCACGCACTTGGTCTTAAGCATCCAGGAGCGAATCCCGGCGAAGCACCTCTTTTGGAGACTTACGGTCTGGTGGACATGCGCACCAACTCGATCATGTCTTACGTATATCGCAACGATGCGACCATCAACACCAGCACCGGCGACGAGATTTATCCGTCGACACCGATGATTTACGATGTCGCAACCATTCAATATCTCTACGGGGTCAACAACAGCTACAACGCTGGAAACGACGTCTATACCTACGATCCAACACAGCCATTCTTCAAGAATATCTGGGATGGTGGTGGCATCGACACGATCGATATCTCAAATTACACCTTCGGCAGCACCATCAACCTGACGCCGGGAACCTTCAGTTCGTTGCATACCCGCGCCACAGCCCCCTCCAGCGCCAGCACTTACTGGGGTACGGACAATCTCTCCATCTCCTACAACTGCATTATCGAAAACGCTATCGGCAGCACTGCGGCTGACACGATCATCGGTAATGATGCCGACAACAATCTCGACGGCCGCGCCGGTAATGACACCATAAATGGCGGCCTGGGGAATGACACCCTGACGGGGGGGCTGGGTAACGACAGTCTGACCGGAGGATCTGGGACCGACCGTGCAATCTACGCGGGAGGGCGTAGCGAATACACCCTGACCGACCTGGGCGGCGGACGATACACCGTGGTGGACAACGTCACCGGCAACGGTAACGATGGCACAGACTCACTGATCGGCATCGAAACACTGGTCTTTTCCGACCAGACCCTCAGTCTGGGCAACTCGCCACCTCTCGTTGCCGCCAGTACTCATGCCAGTGCAGATATAAACGCGGTCAATGTCACCCTGGCATCGCTATTCACCGACACCGATGCCCTGACCTACCAGATCACCAGCGGCGCTTTGCCGGGCGGTCTCGCCCTCGACAGCAACACTGGCGTCATTTCCGGCGCCACCGCCAGCATTACGGCCCCAGTCAGCCTGACCATCCAGGCAACCGATTCAGCGGCACAAACCGCCAGCACTTCGCTAAAACTCTACCTGAGCGACATGGGTGCGATCACGCCGAGCAGTAGCACACGCGTCGGCAACATCCTGAGCTTTGACTTCCTTGTTGATGAGTCTGTCGATCCGGGCAAGCTGAATCCGGCGGACGACAATGGCAGTGGCACAGGTCTCAGCCTGCTCAATCTGACCTTGGGTTACGATGCCT
- a CDS encoding HlyD family type I secretion periplasmic adaptor subunit: protein MSKQPEAIVNATKRTVTGESRRAYATAIRIDRSPLWSRVSVLLLISLLSLIIWSRHAQIEQITKGIGEVVPSSRVQIIQSLEGGILSELKIKEGMVVEQGALLVVIDPTRAESSFSEMNKRRLALLASVARLQAESQGKEPKFPPEVIDDKDLIDSERATYSSRQRALQESVASLQRSVGLIADELKITEPMVKRGLVPEVEALRLRRQLNETRLQLTDRINRFRADASTELLKTQSELAQVEEVTGARRDLMERTTLKAPLRGTVKNIRINTVGGVIQPGADIMEIVPLDGGLRIEAKVSPADVAFLYPGIRAVVKLTAYDYLQYGVLEGEVESVSPDTMREDKRSNEQPFYRVVVRTPVETLSKGGKQLPVLPGMQATVDIVTGQRTVWQYFMKPLLRVQEAFREK, encoded by the coding sequence ATGTCAAAACAGCCTGAAGCCATCGTTAACGCCACCAAAAGGACCGTCACTGGGGAAAGCCGGCGCGCCTACGCGACAGCCATTCGTATTGATCGCTCCCCACTTTGGAGCAGGGTTTCCGTACTCCTCCTGATATCCCTGCTATCCCTCATTATCTGGTCGCGCCATGCCCAAATCGAGCAGATCACCAAAGGCATCGGCGAAGTCGTTCCATCCAGCCGCGTTCAGATTATCCAGTCTCTTGAAGGCGGCATCCTGTCCGAACTCAAGATCAAGGAAGGCATGGTTGTCGAGCAAGGCGCGCTGCTCGTCGTAATTGACCCGACACGCGCCGAATCCTCTTTCTCCGAAATGAACAAGCGGCGTCTAGCTTTGCTGGCTTCAGTCGCCCGTCTGCAAGCCGAGTCCCAAGGAAAGGAACCCAAATTCCCACCTGAGGTCATCGATGACAAAGATCTCATCGACAGCGAACGCGCGACCTATAGCTCGAGGCAACGCGCGCTGCAAGAATCTGTCGCCAGTTTGCAAAGGAGCGTCGGCCTCATCGCCGATGAACTCAAAATCACCGAGCCCATGGTTAAACGAGGTCTCGTGCCTGAAGTCGAAGCCCTGCGCCTCCGCCGCCAACTAAACGAAACCAGACTGCAGCTCACCGACCGCATTAACCGTTTCCGCGCTGATGCCAGTACCGAGTTGCTCAAAACACAGTCCGAACTGGCGCAAGTCGAGGAGGTCACCGGTGCACGCCGAGACCTGATGGAGCGAACCACCCTCAAAGCCCCGCTTCGCGGCACCGTCAAGAACATCCGGATCAATACTGTTGGCGGCGTCATTCAGCCCGGCGCAGACATTATGGAAATTGTTCCGCTCGATGGAGGGCTGCGTATTGAAGCCAAGGTCAGCCCCGCCGACGTCGCCTTTCTCTATCCAGGCATTCGCGCCGTCGTCAAACTCACAGCCTACGACTACCTCCAATACGGCGTACTTGAAGGGGAAGTCGAGTCGGTCAGCCCTGACACCATGCGCGAGGACAAGCGCAGCAATGAGCAGCCCTTCTATCGCGTGGTCGTGCGCACCCCTGTCGAAACGCTGTCCAAAGGCGGCAAGCAACTACCCGTTCTGCCCGGTATGCAAGCGACGGTGGATATCGTTACCGGCCAAAGAACCGTCTGGCAATACTTCATGAAACCTTTGCTGCGCGTCCAGGAAGCCTTTCGAGAAAAATGA
- a CDS encoding type I secretion system permease/ATPase, producing MGLDTTSHPSSQGKLPDESLVDAAASCLRLLGFPKSRDVIFANITLDGINDSGALAEALLTLGFAANLIKTELKAITGEQLPCLALLTGGRAVVITETGQEHIGIVGNKHRANYSVTKDQLAGLYTGELLLIRQRQTSDSRADELVPRHKENWFWPVIWRYRRYYFEAMSLAGIINILTLASIIFTLTVYDRVLPNQAYVTLWSLAGGVVLAMVLEFISRTARTRVLDSAGKKIDLVLGDAIFDHVLRARLEHRAQSSGAFANIFKEFEQVRNFVTSASLVAIADLPFALLFIVVTAVIAGPLAIVPLGTFCLVALMAIALQWPLAGLAREGLRESSIRHGTVIESLEGIETLKTTRAEPRMRARYDASSEGISRTAVKSATLSGITINATVLVQQLGTVVLLVWGVYLVAAGEVTAGAIIAAVQLTSRALAPLTNLTSLALRFQNIKSALSSLNRIMSLPLDRDPQQQYLSGSHWSGEMHLRQASFAYKADEPAIIRSANLIIRKGERVGVIGRMGSGKSTLLRLLAGLYQPTSGSLLMDGVDVSRIEPADMRATVLLLPQDGRLFHGSLRENIVLSAPDTTDEELLRVASWTGVKSIAAAHPKGFERLVGERGDTLSAGQRQAIALTRTILARPRVYLLDEPTSAMDQASEVAVLQGIHREIGDATLILVTHKASTLELVSRLIVVDNGQIVADGPKLDVLKALKDGHVKTA from the coding sequence ATGGGCCTCGATACCACATCACACCCGTCGAGCCAGGGCAAACTGCCAGACGAATCGCTAGTAGACGCTGCGGCAAGTTGCCTCAGACTGCTTGGCTTCCCCAAAAGCCGCGACGTCATTTTTGCCAACATCACGCTGGATGGCATCAATGACTCCGGGGCGCTGGCGGAGGCACTCCTGACGCTAGGCTTTGCCGCCAACCTGATCAAGACAGAGCTGAAAGCGATTACCGGAGAGCAATTGCCTTGCCTGGCCTTGCTTACCGGTGGACGGGCGGTGGTAATCACCGAAACAGGTCAGGAGCACATCGGCATTGTAGGCAACAAGCATCGCGCCAATTACTCCGTCACCAAAGATCAACTGGCCGGGCTGTACACCGGAGAACTCCTCCTCATCCGGCAACGCCAGACGAGTGATTCGCGAGCCGACGAACTTGTTCCACGCCACAAGGAAAACTGGTTCTGGCCTGTCATCTGGCGCTACCGCCGCTATTATTTCGAGGCCATGTCGCTGGCCGGGATCATCAATATTCTGACCCTGGCCAGCATCATCTTCACCCTCACGGTATACGATCGGGTGCTCCCCAATCAGGCCTATGTCACCTTGTGGTCACTGGCCGGTGGTGTCGTGCTGGCGATGGTTCTGGAATTCATCTCCCGTACCGCTCGCACCAGGGTGCTCGACAGTGCCGGGAAAAAAATTGACCTGGTCCTCGGTGATGCCATCTTCGATCACGTCCTGCGGGCCCGTCTCGAGCACCGTGCCCAGTCTTCCGGTGCATTCGCCAACATCTTCAAGGAATTCGAGCAGGTGCGGAACTTTGTCACCTCGGCGTCACTGGTGGCGATCGCCGACCTGCCCTTTGCCCTGCTCTTCATTGTCGTCACGGCAGTGATTGCCGGACCACTGGCCATTGTTCCGCTCGGCACGTTCTGCCTCGTTGCCTTAATGGCAATCGCCCTCCAGTGGCCCTTGGCCGGTCTGGCCCGCGAGGGATTGCGGGAATCTTCCATCCGACACGGTACCGTCATCGAATCGCTGGAAGGCATCGAAACCCTAAAAACCACCCGCGCCGAGCCGCGCATGCGGGCCCGATACGATGCCTCTAGCGAAGGCATTTCGAGAACTGCGGTAAAAAGTGCCACGCTTTCCGGCATTACCATCAACGCCACCGTTTTGGTACAACAATTAGGTACCGTTGTTCTCCTCGTTTGGGGTGTATACCTCGTCGCTGCGGGTGAGGTTACTGCTGGTGCGATAATCGCAGCCGTTCAACTGACATCCCGAGCGCTTGCACCACTGACCAATCTCACGTCGCTTGCGCTGCGCTTCCAGAACATCAAGAGCGCGCTATCCAGCCTCAACCGGATCATGAGTCTGCCCCTTGATCGTGATCCACAGCAGCAATATTTGAGTGGCAGTCACTGGTCTGGCGAAATGCACTTGCGCCAGGCGAGCTTTGCCTACAAGGCGGACGAGCCGGCCATTATTCGATCTGCCAATCTGATCATCCGCAAAGGTGAACGCGTTGGAGTCATTGGCCGAATGGGCAGTGGAAAATCGACGCTTCTGCGCTTGCTGGCCGGGCTTTATCAACCGACCAGCGGCAGCCTGTTGATGGACGGCGTAGACGTTAGCCGGATTGAGCCCGCCGACATGCGCGCCACGGTTCTCCTCCTGCCTCAGGATGGCCGCCTTTTCCACGGCAGCCTGCGCGAAAATATTGTCCTGTCTGCACCTGACACCACCGACGAAGAACTACTCCGCGTCGCCAGCTGGACCGGGGTCAAATCCATAGCCGCGGCCCACCCCAAGGGATTTGAGCGCCTTGTCGGTGAGCGCGGCGACACCCTTTCAGCCGGTCAGCGCCAGGCCATAGCCCTAACGCGCACCATCCTGGCACGTCCCAGGGTATATCTGCTGGATGAACCTACTTCGGCCATGGATCAGGCGAGCGAAGTCGCCGTTCTCCAGGGAATCCACCGAGAAATCGGCGACGCTACGCTCATCCTGGTCACCCACAAGGCCTCGACCCTGGAACTGGTTAGCCGGCTGATCGTCGTCGACAACGGCCAAATTGTGGCCGACGGCCCAAAACTTGACGTACTGAAGGCACTGAAGGATGGCCATGTCAAAACAGCCTGA
- a CDS encoding TolC family protein translates to MHQNPESSTEYIRFAPYLLARATRSLRIYYGLMRKYLVIFLLAPCLSHGASLNDFLWVIGEQHPRIVAATESATSSAYLTDAARGAWLPQVAANVQAGSSHSVLYSGSNNSVRPGVTASQLLFDGGKTSNSIKAREEDTAAAIAQHNELKLTLTSRLAETYLEWHRQTELQKLSNEQLLALRKIEKTVADIASFDKGRASDLTLVKMRISQLANSQEARNLSIRDVAMQLQQICSCTLVPTEAPPNFGKFLPAHEPDNIGNLLRTQHPAILGATARRNSANADAEAAAAWWKPSVALQLSSQTEQDYFGKTRQFGLNTIGLNVSAPLFDGNTSNAREYAARARTRSSDASLAAGISELEAESHRLWMLVEQRKQRIATLKQLIQETNITFDIVLEQFRLGRRNVIEVLSYENERFAARGQALSEEVDQDLARAKWLASIGKLNEKLETLK, encoded by the coding sequence ATGCATCAAAACCCGGAATCATCCACAGAATACATCCGTTTTGCACCATATTTACTGGCACGAGCAACTCGATCATTGCGTATTTATTACGGGCTGATGCGAAAGTATTTGGTAATTTTTTTATTGGCACCATGCCTTTCGCACGGGGCCTCGCTAAACGATTTTCTTTGGGTTATCGGAGAACAGCACCCACGGATTGTCGCCGCCACCGAAAGCGCAACTTCCAGTGCATACCTGACAGATGCTGCCCGTGGCGCTTGGTTGCCGCAAGTTGCCGCCAATGTCCAGGCAGGTTCAAGCCACTCGGTTCTTTATTCAGGATCGAACAATAGCGTCCGACCCGGAGTGACCGCATCGCAGCTGCTTTTTGACGGTGGAAAAACGAGCAACAGCATCAAGGCAAGAGAAGAAGATACCGCCGCAGCTATCGCACAACACAATGAACTGAAGCTCACGCTGACATCGCGCCTCGCCGAAACCTATCTCGAGTGGCATCGACAAACCGAACTTCAAAAGTTAAGCAACGAGCAACTCCTTGCCTTGCGAAAAATTGAAAAAACGGTTGCCGATATTGCGTCATTTGACAAAGGGCGTGCATCCGATCTTACTTTGGTCAAGATGCGAATTTCCCAACTCGCCAATTCGCAAGAGGCGCGAAACCTTTCCATCCGCGATGTTGCGATGCAATTGCAGCAAATCTGCTCATGTACGCTTGTCCCGACTGAAGCGCCCCCAAATTTCGGAAAATTCCTGCCTGCGCACGAACCGGACAACATTGGCAACCTTTTGCGTACCCAACATCCCGCAATCCTTGGTGCGACGGCTCGCCGTAACAGCGCAAACGCCGATGCAGAGGCCGCCGCCGCTTGGTGGAAGCCCTCGGTAGCGTTGCAGCTTAGTTCGCAAACGGAACAGGATTACTTTGGCAAGACTCGTCAATTTGGACTTAACACCATCGGCCTCAACGTCAGTGCCCCCCTGTTTGACGGCAACACGTCCAACGCGCGGGAATACGCGGCTCGGGCCAGAACACGTTCAAGTGATGCCTCCCTGGCTGCTGGCATCTCCGAACTAGAGGCCGAGTCGCACAGACTCTGGATGCTGGTCGAACAGCGAAAGCAGCGAATCGCGACGCTCAAGCAACTCATTCAAGAAACGAATATCACGTTCGACATTGTCCTCGAACAATTCAGACTGGGTCGCCGGAATGTCATCGAAGTGCTTTCTTATGAAAACGAACGCTTTGCTGCCCGTGGGCAAGCCCTCTCGGAAGAGGTGGATCAAGACCTCGCGCGAGCGAAATGGCTGGCGTCTATTGGCAAGTTGAACGAAAAACTCGAGACCCTGAAATAG